Genomic DNA from Mycobacterium stomatepiae:
CGCAAAGACACGCGGCAGTGTTGTTGAACAGGGCGCTGTGGTGCACCTCAGGAATTTAGCACGTTTATTAGGATCGGCTCAGTGAGTTCGAATAACGCGCATCGACGGGTAGCGGTGGTGACCGGTGCCAGTTCCGGGATCGGCGAAGCAACTGCCAAAGCGCTTGCCGCTCTTGGGTTTCACGTCGTCGCGGTGGCGCGGCGCGCGGACCGGATAACCGCCCTCGCGAAAGAGATCGACGGCACCGCGATTGTGGCTGACGTCACAGACGACGCGGCTGTCGAGGCACTCGCCGGCACATTGAGCCGGGTCGATGTGCTGGTCAATAACGCCGGGGGTGCGCGCGGTTTGGCGCCCGTCGCCGACTCCGATCTCGAGCACTGGCGCTGGATGTGGGAGACCAACGTGCTTGGCACGCTGCGGGTCACCCGCGCGCTGCTGCCCAAGCTGATCGACTCGGGCGACGGTCTGATCGTCACCGTCACCTCGGTGGCCGCGCTCGAGGTGTACGACGGCGGTGCCGGCTACACCGCGGCCAAGCACGCCCAGGGTGCACTGCACCGCACGCTGCGCGGGGAACTGCTAGGAAAGCCGGTGCGGCTCACCGAAATCGCCCCGGGCGCAGTGGAAACCGAGTTTTCGCTGGTGCGTTTCGACGGCGATCGGCAGCGCGCGGATTCGGTCTATGCGGGCATCACGCCGCTGACGGCGGGCGACGTGGCCGAGGTGATCGGGTTCGTGGCGTCGCGGCCATCCCACGTCGACTTGGACCTGATCGTCCTCAAGCCGCGCGACCAGGCCAACACGATGCGGTTTAACCGCCGGGGCTAGGCGACCCAGAACTGGAGGGAGTCGTCGAAGTCGTGGTCGTCGGGGTACCCGACAAACTCGGCGCGGTCGACGGGGTGACCGGCGCGGTGACGGGGATCTGACCGGCCGGCGGGTGCGCGTTGGGCGGCGGCAACGCCGACATCGCCACCCAGGTGTCCCAATCGACGGCCCAGTCCCAGATGTCGCCGTCGGAGTAGGACAGCTGGATCGAGCTGCCGGTCACCTCGACCGGGTCGCCGTACATCGCTGTGGGGTAGTACTCCGCGGCATCCTCGGTCGACAGGTTGATGCAGCCGTTGGTGACATTGGTATTGCCCTGCGCGCCGGCGCTCATCGGGTTGGCGTGGATGAACTCGCCGTTGTTGGAGATCCGCACCGCCCAGCGTTCGTGCACATGGCTGTAGCCGGCCGCGGGATTGGACATGTAGAAGTCGGCGTACTTCTCCGTGACGACGTGAATGCCGTTGCGGGTCACGTTGCGGGCCTTGTCGGCCTCTCCGTAGCTGCACGGGAAGTCCATGATCACGCCGGCGTCGGTGACGACCTGGATCCGGTGCGACGACACCTCGGCCTTGACCACCTGCTTGCGGCCGATCTGAATCTTCAACGACATGTCCTGTTGGCCGTAGGCGCCGTCGCCGAACGGCAGGCCGTAGAGCTTGGCGTCGACGTTGACGGTGGTGCCGACCGGGTAGTACTCGCGCGGGCGGTAGTGGACGCGGGCACCCTGCTGCTCGTCGGGCAGCCAGGCCCAGCTGCCCTCAACGGGCGGGTTGGTGGTGACGGTCAGCGCCTTCTCGACGGCGGCCTTGTCGCTGATCGGCGCGTCGAACTGGATGATGATCGGCGCGGCGACGCCCACGGTCTGACCGTCGGCCAGCTGGAAGCCGCCGTCGATCTTCTTGCTGGGCGCGACTGTGGTGAATTTGCCGGTGACCGGAACCGTCTTGCCGTCGTGGCCCACGACCGACCCGCTCCAGCTATAGCTGGCGTCGTAGCCCAACGGCTCTGTCGTCGTATACACGGTGCGGTCCTGATTGAACGCCCCGGCGACGACCTTGCCGGACGAATTTGTAAGCGCCACCTTCTGGAACCAGCCGTCGCTGACCATTACGCTGACCGGCGCGATCGGAACCACATCGGTCGCCGCATCGGAGGGCTGGTATTTCAGATTCGGCGCCGACTGCTCTTTGTTCTTCTGCGTTTGCTTGGCCGCGGGACTGCTACAGGCGGCCAGCACGCTCGGCGCGAATACCCCCAGCCCGAGGGCTGCCAAGGCCAGTCGCCGGTTGATCGGCGGCTGATCAGGGGATGGGCTCACGACTATAAAAGATACCGGCAGTACCGCCACCGCTGGTGCCACGACGAGTCGCGAGGGCTTACCGTGACCGCCAAATCCACAGCTACAGGCGGCAGCCGAGCAGGACCGGCTCGGGCTCCAATGTGATGCCAAACACGTCGCGGACCCCGTCGCGGATCGTGCGAGCCAGGGTTATCACGTCAGCGGAAGTCGCATTGCCGCGGTTGGTCAGAGCAAGCGCATGCTTTGTCGACAACCGGCAGGGCGCGGCCGGAACGTCGGGATAACCCTTGCCGAATCCCGCCTGCTCCACCAGCCAGCCGGCGGCCAGCTTGACGCCGTCGGGTGCCGGGTAGTTCGGCACCGGCCCGTCGGTGCGACCGGCCAGCGACTCGTAGACCTCCGGCGCGACGACCGGGTTGGTGAAGAACGAACCCACGCTCCAGGTGTCGTGGTCGCCCGCGTCGAGCACCATGCCTTTGCCGGCCCGCAGGGCCAGCACCGCCTCGCGGACCGCGCGCGGATCGGCACGCTCACCGCTCGCCGCGTTGAGGGCCGCCGCGAGCTCGCCGTAGCGAAGGGGCGCACTGCGGCCCGAATCGTCCAGTGCGAACTCGACTTCCAGCACGACGCCGCGAGCCTGCCGATCGCGCTTGAACGTGCTGGTGCGATAGCCGAAGCCCAGCTCACCGCCGGGGATCCAGCGCACCTCGCCGCTGCCGCGATCGAGCACCCGCACCCGAGTGATGGTGTCGGCCACCTCCGCGCCGTAGGCGCCGACATTC
This window encodes:
- a CDS encoding UDP-N-acetylmuramate dehydrogenase — its product is MKASDTGSALAGARVAEAVPLAPLTTLRVGPIVRRLITCTSSEQIVAVLAELDSAIRGPVLVFAGGSNLVIADDLTDLTAVQLATRGITVDGNLLRAEAGAVWDDVVVAAIEHGLGGLECLSGIPGSAGATPVQNVGAYGAEVADTITRVRVLDRGSGEVRWIPGGELGFGYRTSTFKRDRQARGVVLEVEFALDDSGRSAPLRYGELAAALNAASGERADPRAVREAVLALRAGKGMVLDAGDHDTWSVGSFFTNPVVAPEVYESLAGRTDGPVPNYPAPDGVKLAAGWLVEQAGFGKGYPDVPAAPCRLSTKHALALTNRGNATSADVITLARTIRDGVRDVFGITLEPEPVLLGCRL
- a CDS encoding SDR family oxidoreductase yields the protein MSSNNAHRRVAVVTGASSGIGEATAKALAALGFHVVAVARRADRITALAKEIDGTAIVADVTDDAAVEALAGTLSRVDVLVNNAGGARGLAPVADSDLEHWRWMWETNVLGTLRVTRALLPKLIDSGDGLIVTVTSVAALEVYDGGAGYTAAKHAQGALHRTLRGELLGKPVRLTEIAPGAVETEFSLVRFDGDRQRADSVYAGITPLTAGDVAEVIGFVASRPSHVDLDLIVLKPRDQANTMRFNRRG
- a CDS encoding L,D-transpeptidase gives rise to the protein MSPSPDQPPINRRLALAALGLGVFAPSVLAACSSPAAKQTQKNKEQSAPNLKYQPSDAATDVVPIAPVSVMVSDGWFQKVALTNSSGKVVAGAFNQDRTVYTTTEPLGYDASYSWSGSVVGHDGKTVPVTGKFTTVAPSKKIDGGFQLADGQTVGVAAPIIIQFDAPISDKAAVEKALTVTTNPPVEGSWAWLPDEQQGARVHYRPREYYPVGTTVNVDAKLYGLPFGDGAYGQQDMSLKIQIGRKQVVKAEVSSHRIQVVTDAGVIMDFPCSYGEADKARNVTRNGIHVVTEKYADFYMSNPAAGYSHVHERWAVRISNNGEFIHANPMSAGAQGNTNVTNGCINLSTEDAAEYYPTAMYGDPVEVTGSSIQLSYSDGDIWDWAVDWDTWVAMSALPPPNAHPPAGQIPVTAPVTPSTAPSLSGTPTTTTSTTPSSSGSPSPGG